A stretch of Orientia tsutsugamushi DNA encodes these proteins:
- a CDS encoding type IV secretion system DNA-binding domain-containing protein, whose translation MNFQNQGNFTRGSQLFAHKLRMFGQGSTNVFIIGLGLSIFWIICRLYQKVFLSSLYYFAIERYVQLKLAIGEHFYDIDQIGIKFYSLRFKKWMHLNAQDFLHEFYTSKHGFKIQQLWEFLINSALLESLIVFAIGVIISIVFFTAQGKRTIIKAKIRGADFVGYKCLAKMLKSAKKASKIRFGGLPLVKNSERLHILITGTTGTGKTNMLNELLPQIRLHKDRAIIVDTTGAFTDRFFDPKCDKLLNPLEKNSEQWLPWNDCFEAADFHDIASSFSNYTPKLDDFFAKNAELVLSEALKLYKDDKDIIKLIHTIIYSDNRQFAKAFRNTAVSGIISESALETSAGIQSTLGKNITSLQYLKPGGSFSIKEWFSNSNETSWLFITANPNQRATLCPLISAWISIAIKALMCRNPNHDNKNMWFILDELPALQKVSSLPVALAESRKYGGCFVAGLQNIHQLEAIYGAAECASMLDLFNSKFIFRVSDQVTAYKSALTLGEQEIIETQENLSYGSNTMRDGVNMNNVERKKILVMPSEIMNLPDLTCYVKLAGNFPITKLTMQLQNLNTAFVWGYKLLKKLKLVEY comes from the coding sequence ATGAATTTTCAGAATCAAGGAAATTTCACCAGGGGCTCGCAGTTATTTGCTCATAAGTTAAGAATGTTTGGGCAAGGTAGTACCAACGTTTTTATAATTGGATTAGGATTATCGATATTCTGGATTATATGTCGATTATATCAAAAAGTATTTCTGAGCAGCTTGTATTATTTTGCAATTGAAAGATATGTACAGCTTAAGCTAGCAATTGGTGAACATTTTTATGATATCGATCAAATAGGCATTAAGTTTTATAGTTTAAGGTTTAAAAAATGGATGCACCTCAATGCTCAAGACTTTTTGCATGAGTTTTATACAAGCAAACATGGATTTAAAATACAGCAATTATGGGAATTCTTAATCAATTCAGCATTGTTAGAAAGCTTAATTGTTTTTGCTATTGGTGTGATAATCTCAATTGTTTTCTTTACAGCTCAAGGTAAAAGAACGATTATTAAGGCCAAAATTAGAGGTGCTGATTTTGTAGGATACAAATGCTTAGCCAAAATGCTAAAAAGCGCTAAAAAGGCCTCGAAAATCCGTTTTGGAGGCTTGCCATTAGTAAAGAATAGTGAAAGGCTACACATTCTGATTACTGGAACAACAGGTACTGGTAAAACTAATATGCTTAACGAACTGCTACCACAAATTCGATTACACAAAGATCGAGCAATAATTGTAGATACAACTGGAGCTTTTACTGATAGATTTTTTGACCCTAAATGTGATAAACTGCTTAATCCTTTGGAAAAAAATAGTGAGCAATGGTTGCCTTGGAATGATTGTTTTGAAGCAGCTGATTTTCATGATATAGCGAGTAGTTTTAGTAATTATACTCCTAAACTTGATGACTTTTTTGCTAAAAATGCTGAATTAGTCTTGTCTGAAGCATTGAAGCTATATAAGGATGATAAAGATATCATAAAACTAATTCATACAATCATTTACTCTGATAATAGACAATTTGCAAAAGCTTTTAGAAACACAGCTGTATCAGGTATTATAAGCGAAAGCGCGCTCGAAACTTCTGCAGGAATTCAGTCTACGCTTGGAAAGAATATTACTTCGCTACAATATTTAAAGCCTGGAGGTAGTTTTAGCATAAAAGAATGGTTTAGTAATTCAAATGAAACTAGCTGGCTATTTATCACAGCTAACCCAAATCAAAGAGCTACTTTATGCCCACTTATTTCAGCTTGGATAAGCATAGCTATCAAGGCTTTGATGTGTAGAAATCCTAATCATGATAACAAAAACATGTGGTTTATACTTGATGAACTGCCAGCTCTACAAAAAGTTTCGTCTTTACCAGTTGCTTTGGCTGAAAGTAGAAAGTATGGAGGCTGCTTTGTTGCTGGATTGCAGAATATTCATCAATTAGAAGCAATATATGGGGCTGCTGAATGTGCTTCTATGCTGGATTTGTTTAATAGTAAATTTATTTTTCGAGTTAGCGATCAGGTTACAGCTTATAAGTCAGCATTAACACTAGGTGAGCAAGAAATTATTGAAACTCAAGAGAACTTGTCATATGGATCAAATACTATGCGAGATGGGGTAAATATGAATAATGTTGAGCGTAAAAAGATTTTAGTTATGCCATCTGAAATTATGAACCTACCAGACCTAACTTGTTATGTAAAGCTTGCTGGTAACTTTCCTATCACAAAACTAACTATGCAGCTACAAAACTTAAATACAGCTTTTGTTTGGGGATATAAATTGCTCAAAAAACTTAAGTTAGTAGAGTATTAA
- the traN gene encoding conjugal transfer protein TraN — MKQLIVLVLIILNINCCLASMQSSYNEASNYNVNLGNSSNTQELFHQGSNVNYPNNDEDLTYHGRNQLSTESGAMLFQAENSKNNALTQHNINDQNYMIANSMRIESDPLSALDSSNFVTQTSTTNTEIIQSCTEGSKFNIELIRELNVECKLENVWLPWQSRQMEFATEEIKENHSNWINSRSDVYDDELDAQVYCLADDPEAIVKQMKWAIANRLGASIHHVGRNLLLEVNEKICILHYDYRDKTQELRKVAEYWKVLNPELEQLTESNECYEVNRINYDGGDRVFFDKFKVNRPYWKQKIVFSCTSDPKDGCKHLKIQNCELKNSTCQKSVANICLLWQHDYSCSTEKQTMLHSSLRNNSIFCLGGNCNTPTIIPNRDIAKVAHIAMLNQMSKDIKTNPVSVFSGKHRKCKKDVFSFLNCCSSMTGWGRDIGLSQCKSKEQELALYRKKGYCYYIGTYCSSRIPILGICLARKSTYCCFQSKLARIFQEEARKQLKIDFGTPECPNCRGLTVKELQKVDFTKINMDELFGDILTKAQNSMNKDIIAGIKDKVHRMQQSQSK, encoded by the coding sequence ATGAAGCAACTTATAGTACTAGTTTTGATAATATTGAACATCAATTGTTGTTTAGCTTCAATGCAAAGCAGTTATAATGAAGCTAGCAACTATAATGTAAATCTTGGAAATTCTTCAAATACACAAGAATTATTTCATCAAGGTAGTAATGTCAATTATCCTAATAATGATGAGGATTTAACCTATCATGGCCGTAATCAGCTTAGTACAGAAAGTGGGGCAATGTTATTTCAAGCTGAAAACAGTAAAAACAATGCCTTAACTCAACATAATATCAACGATCAAAATTATATGATAGCTAATTCAATGAGAATTGAATCTGATCCTTTAAGTGCCCTTGATAGCAGTAACTTCGTAACTCAGACAAGTACAACTAATACTGAAATCATTCAAAGTTGTACTGAAGGCAGTAAGTTCAATATTGAACTTATTCGAGAATTAAACGTTGAGTGCAAATTAGAGAATGTATGGCTTCCATGGCAAAGCCGGCAAATGGAATTTGCAACAGAAGAAATAAAGGAGAATCATAGTAATTGGATTAATAGTCGTAGCGATGTCTATGATGATGAATTAGATGCGCAAGTATACTGCCTAGCAGATGATCCCGAAGCAATTGTAAAACAAATGAAATGGGCTATTGCTAATAGGCTTGGTGCATCTATACACCATGTTGGTAGAAATTTGTTATTAGAAGTAAATGAAAAAATATGTATACTTCACTATGACTACAGAGATAAGACTCAAGAACTAAGGAAAGTAGCAGAATATTGGAAAGTTTTAAACCCTGAACTTGAGCAATTAACAGAAAGTAACGAATGCTATGAGGTCAATAGAATCAACTATGATGGTGGTGATAGAGTATTTTTTGACAAGTTTAAAGTCAATCGTCCATATTGGAAACAAAAGATTGTTTTTTCTTGTACTAGCGATCCAAAAGATGGTTGCAAACACCTTAAAATTCAAAATTGCGAATTAAAAAACAGCACTTGCCAAAAATCAGTAGCAAATATTTGTTTACTCTGGCAGCACGATTATAGCTGTTCAACTGAGAAGCAAACAATGCTACACTCATCATTGCGTAATAACTCAATCTTTTGTTTAGGAGGCAATTGCAATACTCCAACTATTATACCAAACAGGGATATAGCTAAAGTAGCTCATATAGCGATGCTAAATCAGATGAGCAAAGACATTAAAACAAATCCCGTTTCTGTATTTTCAGGTAAACATCGAAAATGCAAAAAAGATGTATTTAGTTTTTTGAATTGCTGCTCTTCAATGACTGGCTGGGGGCGTGATATAGGCTTATCGCAATGTAAATCTAAGGAACAAGAATTAGCTCTATATAGAAAAAAAGGTTATTGCTACTATATCGGTACCTACTGTTCTTCAAGAATTCCGATATTAGGTATTTGCTTAGCTAGAAAGTCTACTTATTGCTGCTTTCAGTCAAAACTTGCTAGAATTTTTCAGGAAGAAGCAAGAAAACAGCTAAAAATAGACTTTGGAACACCTGAATGTCCAAATTGTAGAGGCCTTACTGTTAAGGAATTACAAAAAGTTGATTTCACTAAAATCAATATGGACGAACTATTTGGTGATATACTCACTAAGGCTCAAAACAGCATGAACAAAGACATTATTGCAGGCATCAAAGATAAAGTTCATCGTATGCAACAAAGTCAGTCTAAATGA
- a CDS encoding conjugal transfer protein TraH, whose product MSIRIRVYVITMLLLLQAPVSLAWNIENVFQGMSVNVTRSGSYQDQAAGYYAAGGLSARTSQTSFQPFAITPPSLNMSCSGIDAYLGSFSVISGEELVQLMKNIGSQAKVYAFSLGLKTFAPQIENALKDLRNLAMEMNQFAKGDCELTKALFATALPRNWAMREAVCRDIQSQSGFDYFAAGKKCRNDLAQKQSLRQAQNKDPELMLDDYNIFTKAAAKVGIPSDMRDSIMSMTGTIVVTNNNVHFYDSLAQDEKSWISHLKGGESASIYSCDNVSCLHPSLQRNITILPEKSYAGKAKQQLKNLKINFENNSEFTDSEIAFLSSIGDIFPIYDYIILESISGVTILDSSSELIASYTLVQHLKEVITEIRRAVTSLGAKQVSNEHLERYLKELNRVQLFANEKWTSLQTDANRIDKRARLIEQHLIAKEKS is encoded by the coding sequence ATGAGCATTAGAATCAGAGTTTATGTCATTACAATGCTATTATTGCTACAAGCTCCAGTATCACTGGCTTGGAATATCGAAAACGTATTTCAAGGAATGAGTGTTAATGTTACTAGATCTGGATCATATCAAGATCAAGCGGCTGGATATTATGCAGCCGGTGGATTGTCTGCTCGAACAAGCCAAACATCATTTCAGCCATTTGCTATAACTCCACCATCTTTAAACATGAGCTGTAGCGGTATTGATGCCTATCTTGGTAGCTTCTCTGTTATTTCTGGAGAAGAATTAGTTCAACTAATGAAGAATATTGGTTCTCAAGCTAAAGTTTATGCATTTTCATTAGGATTAAAAACATTTGCTCCACAGATCGAAAATGCTCTTAAGGACTTACGTAATCTAGCAATGGAGATGAATCAATTTGCCAAAGGAGATTGTGAATTAACAAAAGCATTATTTGCTACAGCTTTACCAAGAAACTGGGCTATGAGAGAAGCTGTTTGCCGTGATATACAGTCACAAAGTGGATTTGATTATTTTGCAGCTGGTAAAAAATGTCGTAATGATTTAGCCCAAAAACAATCTCTGCGACAAGCACAAAACAAGGATCCAGAGCTAATGCTGGATGATTATAACATCTTCACTAAAGCAGCAGCAAAGGTTGGAATACCATCAGATATGCGTGATTCAATCATGTCTATGACTGGCACTATCGTGGTTACAAACAATAATGTACACTTTTATGACTCATTAGCTCAGGATGAAAAAAGTTGGATTAGTCATTTAAAAGGCGGAGAATCAGCCTCGATTTACAGTTGTGATAATGTCAGTTGCTTGCATCCAAGCTTGCAACGAAATATCACAATATTGCCAGAGAAATCTTATGCAGGTAAAGCTAAACAACAATTGAAGAATCTAAAAATTAACTTTGAGAATAATTCTGAATTCACTGACTCTGAGATAGCCTTTTTATCTTCGATTGGAGATATATTTCCAATTTATGATTATATCATATTAGAATCTATTTCTGGAGTCACAATTTTAGATAGCTCATCAGAATTAATAGCTAGCTATACATTAGTTCAGCATTTGAAGGAAGTAATCACCGAAATACGTAGAGCCGTTACTTCACTAGGTGCTAAGCAAGTTTCGAATGAACATTTAGAAAGATATTTGAAGGAATTGAATCGAGTTCAACTGTTTGCAAATGAGAAATGGACTAGCCTACAAACAGATGCAAATCGAATAGATAAAAGGGCTAGATTAATAGAGCAGCATTTAATAGCGAAGGAGAAAAGTTAA
- a CDS encoding tetratricopeptide repeat protein: protein MKNVCKNLAIILSLVLLNTVTVAAEQSIQQDLIHDKAILAEEYSNIGSSFLRLKKYQDAIENFDIAIKYDPSYASAYNSKGIALDDSGKPLEAVENFNFAIKYNSGFAEAYNNKAVSYRKLGKNEEAITLCDLAIQYKPDYVTAYNNKGASLNDLGQYEEAIKNFDIAIKYKSDNSEAYYNKGTVLMNLGQFQEAIENYDTAIRYRPNYAEAYHNKGLTLAILGQFQNAIEHFDLAIKYDPNDLKAYNNKGYVLNLLKRYAEAMESCNLAIKIDPNCADSYYIKGMVFEKLGKHQDAIKNYDIAAKYNPNFAKNYLEKGISLVSLGQYSKAKENFNLAIKYNPNIIAEYEAMFKKLTELDNFIGVKEYEQKLQILKKYS from the coding sequence ATGAAAAACGTGTGTAAAAATTTAGCTATTATTTTATCATTAGTATTATTAAATACAGTAACTGTTGCAGCAGAGCAAAGCATACAACAAGATTTAATTCATGATAAAGCTATTCTAGCAGAAGAATATTCTAATATTGGAAGTTCTTTCTTGAGATTAAAAAAATATCAAGATGCAATAGAAAATTTTGATATTGCTATTAAGTATGATCCAAGTTATGCATCAGCATATAATAGTAAAGGAATAGCTTTAGATGATTCGGGAAAGCCGCTAGAAGCTGTAGAAAATTTCAATTTTGCTATTAAATACAATTCTGGTTTTGCAGAAGCATATAATAATAAAGCTGTATCTTATAGAAAATTAGGAAAAAACGAAGAAGCTATAACACTTTGTGATCTTGCTATTCAATATAAACCTGACTATGTAACTGCTTATAATAATAAAGGAGCTTCTTTGAACGACTTAGGCCAGTATGAAGAAGCAATTAAAAATTTTGATATTGCTATTAAGTATAAATCTGATAATTCTGAGGCTTATTATAACAAAGGCACAGTATTAATGAATTTAGGACAATTTCAAGAGGCTATTGAAAACTATGATACAGCTATTAGATATAGACCAAATTATGCTGAAGCATACCATAATAAAGGTTTAACTTTAGCAATTTTGGGACAATTTCAGAATGCAATAGAACATTTTGATTTAGCCATTAAATACGATCCTAATGATTTAAAAGCTTATAATAATAAAGGATATGTATTAAATCTATTAAAGAGATATGCAGAAGCAATGGAAAGTTGTAACCTAGCTATTAAAATTGATCCAAATTGTGCAGATTCCTATTATATCAAAGGAATGGTTTTTGAAAAATTAGGTAAACATCAAGATGCGATTAAAAATTATGATATAGCTGCTAAATATAATCCTAATTTTGCTAAAAACTATCTAGAAAAAGGAATATCATTAGTAAGTTTAGGACAGTACTCAAAGGCTAAGGAGAATTTTAACTTAGCTATTAAATATAATCCTAATATCATTGCAGAATACGAAGCAATGTTTAAAAAGTTAACAGAATTAGATAATTTTATTGGAGTAAAAGAGTATGAGCAAAAACTACAGATTTTGAAAAAATACTCTTGA
- the trbC gene encoding type-F conjugative transfer system pilin assembly protein TrbC — protein sequence MVIRVMMLMVLLFVNNANAFFLDKQKTFIFVSFSMSDEALKSYFAESQKSGARLVMRGLINNSFTQTKNKTMELDISFDIDPSLFEKYKVDVVPVIVIDDEKRGLTKKLTGHIPLATALEIMNENTP from the coding sequence ATGGTTATACGAGTAATGATGTTGATGGTTTTATTATTTGTTAATAATGCTAATGCTTTTTTTTTGGACAAGCAAAAAACTTTTATTTTTGTCTCATTTTCAATGAGTGATGAGGCTTTAAAAAGCTATTTTGCTGAATCTCAAAAGTCTGGAGCTCGATTAGTTATGCGTGGGTTAATTAATAACTCATTTACACAAACAAAGAATAAAACTATGGAGCTTGATATTAGCTTCGATATAGATCCTAGCTTGTTTGAGAAATATAAGGTTGATGTTGTACCAGTGATAGTAATAGATGATGAAAAAAGAGGATTAACCAAGAAATTAACTGGCCATATTCCTTTAGCAACAGCATTAGAAATTATGAATGAGAATACTCCATGA
- a CDS encoding conjugal transfer protein TraG, which produces MDYVIYTFGGGDLLWHVFNGIGRVFASNSEYFTPVGHLALTIGGIWAATRAIFRGNIGIFAMEWFFPSIFIFTLLFAPKATVWLKDEVSMSAPVKVDNIPIGIAMFASLSSQTSYFVSKMLENHLLPAYEGLSSRKTGIMFGAKAVAKIRDVQIHDPVTLTNTKEFLRQCFMKPYIIGNILGKKAAAQQTNDIIGFIEQNIPNNFGIYYREPSNLGISFKTCRQATPLIKAAIHKELNEGLLTNFAAAIGVQSDQSHMLSQRLKVMTGDTLKYLQREQQDIHEWMKQAMLLNANRESYDDWREKFSLSRIYPNLVSMHAIRGLFQKSFSYLVAGEMAAHMMPILQSVFFAVVVSMIFIVFPMGLLPGGYNILKTWILLIIWVSSWPVFFTIIHCLGMISLSSKSGAFGSDYGLNMLSQGSFAEMILYSYATFQMLASSIPMLSWGVLKACAHATANLASQFSPIQVASSLGSNIVDNNLSMDNYSIGNRTIFQQNLAPSLDMSASINDGSIKVTTTDDGRQIINENVDSLGNNFRSSALIQTGYQNQFLSSQSRLNSLTQKESNLISTGNSMAIDIGRRLTHDEALSIGLTESEYQALQEIGSSSIATTEYTGSSHSKSSGTSAGASVGWGGVNSGVLGNKKDEQNKGISANQQQSYNEALSKIKSAVEERRLSSTNSEVQSLSENLNANLSEQQSVGQEIAKTKQEMEQLSYSMNYVSQNSITIDRNINELVLNAIIDQNPEISSKEQAARWAKDHSAEAEKIAFEVAKINNEVPKDLSHNINDSNVSTKQDVQNTFEKNVEQLQAIYDESNEMYSQNIKQTSSDNEKIKNLDRISDSIKNKTQEIQDEFDNTSNSAVILTGKQVVEAVKNLKGNK; this is translated from the coding sequence ATGGATTACGTAATATACACATTTGGTGGTGGAGATCTGTTATGGCATGTGTTTAACGGCATAGGCAGAGTCTTTGCTTCAAATAGCGAATACTTCACTCCAGTAGGCCACTTAGCCTTGACTATTGGCGGCATATGGGCTGCTACTAGGGCTATTTTTAGAGGAAATATCGGCATCTTTGCTATGGAGTGGTTCTTTCCATCGATATTTATTTTTACGCTGTTATTTGCCCCCAAAGCTACTGTTTGGCTGAAGGATGAGGTATCAATGAGTGCACCAGTAAAAGTTGATAATATTCCGATAGGTATTGCAATGTTTGCTTCTCTTTCATCGCAAACGAGTTACTTTGTGTCCAAAATGTTGGAAAATCATCTTTTACCGGCTTATGAAGGACTATCGAGCAGAAAAACTGGTATTATGTTTGGAGCTAAGGCTGTAGCTAAGATTCGAGATGTGCAAATACATGATCCAGTAACTTTAACTAATACGAAGGAATTTCTTAGACAATGCTTTATGAAGCCTTACATCATAGGTAATATCTTAGGTAAAAAAGCAGCTGCTCAACAAACTAATGACATCATAGGATTTATCGAGCAGAATATACCTAATAATTTCGGTATTTATTATCGTGAGCCTAGTAATTTAGGTATTAGTTTCAAGACATGCAGACAAGCTACTCCATTAATTAAGGCAGCAATTCATAAAGAATTAAATGAAGGGCTTTTAACAAACTTTGCAGCTGCGATTGGAGTTCAATCTGATCAGTCACACATGTTAAGTCAAAGACTAAAAGTCATGACTGGCGACACACTAAAATATTTACAGAGAGAGCAACAAGACATTCATGAATGGATGAAGCAAGCTATGCTACTTAATGCTAATCGTGAGTCATATGATGACTGGCGTGAGAAGTTTTCATTATCACGAATTTATCCTAATCTGGTGAGTATGCATGCAATCAGAGGGCTCTTTCAAAAATCATTTTCGTATCTAGTCGCTGGGGAAATGGCTGCTCACATGATGCCTATTTTACAATCTGTTTTTTTTGCAGTAGTAGTTTCAATGATCTTTATTGTATTTCCAATGGGCTTACTGCCTGGCGGCTACAACATATTAAAAACATGGATTTTGTTAATAATATGGGTCAGCAGCTGGCCAGTATTTTTTACAATAATCCATTGTCTAGGAATGATCAGCTTATCCAGTAAATCTGGAGCTTTCGGTAGTGATTATGGGCTGAATATGCTATCGCAAGGAAGCTTTGCAGAGATGATTTTATATAGCTATGCTACATTTCAAATGCTTGCGTCATCAATACCAATGCTTTCTTGGGGAGTACTAAAAGCTTGCGCTCATGCTACAGCTAACTTAGCCAGCCAGTTCTCTCCTATACAAGTTGCTAGCAGCTTAGGAAGTAATATAGTCGACAATAACTTGAGTATGGATAATTACAGCATAGGCAATAGAACTATTTTTCAACAAAACCTAGCTCCTTCATTAGATATGAGTGCTAGTATTAATGATGGTAGTATAAAAGTCACTACAACGGATGATGGTCGACAAATTATAAATGAAAACGTAGATTCATTGGGAAATAACTTCCGCTCTTCTGCACTGATACAAACTGGATATCAAAACCAGTTTTTGAGTTCTCAGAGCAGGCTTAATTCACTGACACAAAAAGAGTCCAATCTTATTTCAACAGGAAACTCCATGGCCATAGACATAGGCAGAAGGTTAACTCATGATGAAGCTCTGTCTATAGGCCTAACTGAGAGCGAATACCAAGCTCTGCAGGAGATTGGTTCTAGTAGCATTGCTACTACTGAGTATACAGGTAGTAGCCACAGTAAAAGTAGTGGTACTAGTGCAGGCGCTAGTGTCGGTTGGGGTGGAGTTAATAGTGGAGTTTTAGGAAACAAGAAAGATGAACAAAATAAAGGTATATCAGCTAATCAACAGCAGTCATATAATGAAGCATTATCAAAAATTAAAAGTGCAGTTGAAGAAAGAAGACTTAGTAGTACAAATAGCGAAGTACAGTCACTAAGTGAGAATCTAAATGCTAATCTTTCTGAACAACAATCTGTTGGGCAAGAAATAGCTAAAACTAAACAAGAAATGGAGCAACTTAGTTATAGCATGAATTATGTATCTCAAAACTCTATCACTATTGATCGTAACATTAATGAACTTGTATTAAATGCTATTATTGATCAAAATCCTGAAATAAGCAGCAAGGAGCAAGCTGCAAGATGGGCTAAAGATCACTCAGCTGAAGCAGAAAAAATTGCTTTTGAGGTTGCTAAAATCAACAATGAAGTACCTAAAGATTTGAGTCATAATATTAATGACAGCAACGTTTCTACTAAACAAGATGTACAAAATACTTTTGAGAAAAATGTTGAACAATTACAAGCTATCTATGATGAAAGCAACGAAATGTATTCTCAAAATATAAAGCAAACTTCTAGTGATAACGAAAAAATAAAGAATCTTGATCGAATTTCTGATAGTATTAAGAATAAGACTCAAGAAATACAGGATGAATTTGATAATACCTCTAATTCAGCAGTTATTTTGACAGGTAAACAAGTAGTAGAAGCAGTAAAAAACTTAAAGGGTAATAAATGA
- a CDS encoding conjugal transfer protein TraF gives MSRLLMFMILISHLSTVDASPTGFLWYNDKHDHELNNSSSKLMSWTHDHRIEELKEQFNRAQRIALDNPTLENVITAQRLQKQIMEKAHKFATMWQLATLLDYQLINAHEPSNSLHRKLYQEKSEQKNDLKLKNIAKNWGLILQVKQDCLLCKAFIPIVQSFANKYAFQLLAVSKNNELLNKLNPKHVVPVLYLVASDGKKIYAVARSIISEDKIIDNILAIDRYYHKLETA, from the coding sequence ATGAGCAGATTATTAATGTTTATGATATTAATTAGTCATTTATCCACTGTTGATGCTTCACCAACAGGATTTCTATGGTATAATGATAAACATGATCATGAGCTTAATAACTCTAGTTCTAAGTTGATGAGTTGGACTCATGATCATAGAATCGAGGAATTAAAGGAGCAATTTAATCGAGCTCAGCGTATAGCGCTTGATAATCCAACGCTCGAAAATGTAATTACAGCACAAAGATTGCAGAAGCAAATCATGGAGAAGGCTCATAAGTTTGCTACTATGTGGCAACTAGCTACTCTACTTGATTATCAACTGATTAATGCTCATGAGCCATCTAATAGCTTACATAGAAAGCTGTATCAAGAAAAATCAGAGCAGAAAAACGACTTAAAACTCAAAAACATTGCTAAAAACTGGGGATTAATTTTGCAAGTTAAACAAGATTGCTTGCTATGTAAAGCCTTTATTCCTATTGTTCAGAGCTTTGCTAATAAATATGCATTTCAGTTGCTAGCTGTCAGTAAGAATAATGAGTTACTAAATAAATTAAATCCTAAGCATGTTGTGCCTGTATTATATCTAGTAGCTAGCGATGGTAAAAAAATATATGCAGTAGCTAGAAGCATAATCTCTGAAGATAAAATTATCGACAATATTCTAGCAATCGATAGATATTATCATAAATTGGAGACCGCATGA
- a CDS encoding Rpn family recombination-promoting nuclease/putative transposase, translating into MTKKLKHDSLAKTIMSDPVAAQEFLEYYLPMNFKSLIDLSQIKVEQESYIEESLKKKYSDIVYRVATKKHGNAFIYILIEAQSTVDYWTALRLWRYTLLLCERHKKEKTKLPLVYNLVIYNGKEVYNAPRNLWDLFTDSMIAKQLMTSDYQLVDLQSMSNDEIVRKKHIGMLEYMLKHIHQRDMLKLWEEFLIKFKHVLILDKEKGYIYLRSFLWYTDTKLLESQQPELEQVLAKYLSEEEKSNIMRTIAAKYIDEGIEIGETKGIAKGRAEGRAEGRAEGRAEGIEIGETKGRAKGRAEGRAEGRAEAAQELAMNLLKAGFSVEFISENTGLSKEEVINLKNNIEY; encoded by the coding sequence ATGACAAAAAAATTAAAGCATGATTCATTGGCAAAGACAATCATGAGTGATCCAGTGGCTGCACAAGAATTTCTAGAGTATTATTTACCAATGAATTTCAAGAGTTTAATAGATTTATCACAAATAAAAGTAGAGCAAGAGAGTTATATAGAAGAATCGTTAAAGAAAAAATACAGTGATATCGTCTATAGAGTTGCCACCAAAAAACATGGCAATGCTTTTATTTATATATTAATTGAAGCTCAATCAACCGTCGATTATTGGACAGCTCTGCGGTTATGGAGATACACATTGTTATTGTGCGAAAGGCATAAGAAAGAAAAAACTAAATTACCATTAGTGTATAATTTAGTGATCTACAACGGCAAAGAAGTCTACAATGCACCTAGGAATTTGTGGGATTTATTTACAGATTCAATGATAGCTAAGCAATTAATGACTTCTGACTATCAATTAGTCGATTTGCAAAGTATGTCGAATGATGAAATTGTTAGGAAAAAGCATATCGGAATGCTCGAATATATGCTAAAGCACATTCATCAACGAGATATGTTAAAGCTTTGGGAAGAGTTTCTAATAAAGTTCAAACATGTTTTAATACTTGACAAAGAAAAAGGCTATATTTACCTACGATCATTTTTATGGTATACTGATACTAAATTACTAGAGAGTCAGCAACCAGAATTAGAGCAGGTTCTGGCTAAGTATTTATCTGAAGAAGAAAAAAGTAATATTATGAGAACTATTGCTGCAAAATATATTGATGAAGGTATAGAGATTGGTGAAACTAAAGGCATAGCTAAAGGCAGAGCTGAAGGCAGAGCTGAAGGCAGAGCTGAAGGCAGAGCTGAAGGTATAGAGATTGGTGAGACTAAAGGCAGAGCTAAAGGCAGAGCTGAAGGCAGAGCTGAAGGCAGAGCTGAAGCTGCACAAGAGCTTGCAATGAACTTATTAAAAGCTGGCTTTTCAGTTGAATTTATTTCTGAAAATACCGGATTGTCAAAAGAAGAAGTGATTAATTTAAAAAATAACATAGAGTATTAA